One window from the genome of Natronomonas pharaonis DSM 2160 encodes:
- a CDS encoding amidohydrolase, giving the protein MTRAADRIFENAEVHSLGESDEIHEAVAVRDGRIVRVGSDYEVEFLRGVDTDVVDCDGNVLLPGFIDAHTHLEILGRRLVRADLDTGTRTAALDRLHEAADGDDAWVLGYGYDESDWDDGRLLQRAELDSVSTDRPVVAFREDLHTASANSVVFERYGDELPEAGVERTDGEPTGVVREAAAERLRRETAPDRAETRQLVTAARDDAHERGVTGVHEMVRASEAPAVYRTMARDGELGLRVRLYYWADHLDAVEETGLVADCGSDLVEVGGIKAYADGSLGARTARLSEPYADADGRGEWLTDPERLRELAARVDDLGLQFAVHAIGDEAVGAVLSALPDDSDRRHRIEHAELLPGAAADFDAVASMQPNFLRWARAGGLYAARLGAERAATVDRFADLLAAGVPVAFGSDCMPLDPLYGVEQAVTAPEDSQRLTVTEALRAYTTGAAYAGHDEDRLGTIEVGKRADLVLLEESPWAVDDDAIADIDVTMTVVDGDVVYRP; this is encoded by the coding sequence ATGACACGCGCGGCGGACCGCATTTTCGAGAACGCCGAGGTCCACTCCCTCGGCGAGTCAGACGAAATCCACGAAGCCGTTGCCGTCCGTGATGGCCGCATCGTTCGGGTCGGCAGCGACTACGAGGTCGAGTTCCTGCGTGGCGTCGACACCGATGTCGTCGACTGCGACGGGAACGTACTGCTCCCCGGCTTTATCGACGCCCACACGCACCTCGAAATCCTCGGCCGACGGCTCGTTCGGGCCGACCTCGATACGGGGACACGGACGGCAGCACTCGACCGGCTTCACGAGGCCGCCGACGGTGACGACGCGTGGGTACTCGGATACGGTTACGACGAATCCGACTGGGATGACGGCCGCCTCCTACAGCGGGCGGAGCTAGATTCGGTATCGACAGACAGGCCGGTCGTCGCCTTCCGGGAGGACCTACACACCGCATCAGCAAACAGCGTCGTCTTCGAGCGCTACGGCGACGAACTACCGGAAGCGGGCGTCGAGCGCACCGACGGCGAGCCGACCGGCGTCGTCCGCGAGGCGGCTGCAGAACGGCTCCGCCGCGAGACTGCTCCGGACCGTGCTGAAACGCGGCAGTTGGTGACGGCAGCACGCGACGACGCCCACGAGCGGGGGGTTACGGGCGTCCACGAGATGGTCCGTGCCTCCGAAGCCCCCGCCGTCTACCGGACGATGGCACGCGACGGCGAACTCGGACTGCGCGTGCGGCTCTACTACTGGGCAGACCATCTCGACGCCGTCGAGGAGACGGGGCTCGTCGCCGATTGTGGCAGCGACCTCGTGGAGGTCGGCGGCATCAAGGCATATGCGGACGGCTCGCTGGGCGCACGGACGGCACGGCTGTCGGAACCGTATGCCGACGCCGACGGCCGCGGCGAGTGGCTCACCGACCCTGAGCGACTCAGAGAACTCGCAGCCCGTGTCGACGACCTCGGATTACAGTTTGCGGTTCACGCCATCGGCGACGAAGCCGTCGGGGCGGTGCTCTCGGCGCTTCCGGACGACTCCGACCGCCGACACCGCATCGAACACGCCGAGTTGCTTCCGGGGGCGGCCGCCGACTTCGACGCCGTGGCATCGATGCAGCCGAACTTCCTGCGGTGGGCACGGGCTGGCGGCCTCTATGCGGCGCGGCTTGGGGCCGAACGAGCCGCGACCGTCGACCGCTTTGCGGACCTGCTGGCAGCCGGTGTGCCGGTCGCGTTCGGGAGCGACTGCATGCCGCTTGACCCGTTGTACGGCGTCGAGCAGGCCGTCACCGCGCCGGAGGACAGCCAACGGCTCACGGTGACCGAAGCACTGCGCGCCTACACGACCGGGGCGGCCTACGCCGGCCACGACGAAGACCGGCTCGGAACTATCGAGGTGGGCAAGCGAGCCGACCTCGTGTTGCTGGAGGAGTCACCATGGGCCGTCGATGACGACGCTATCGCTGACATCGATGTGACGATGACGGTCGTTGACGGCGACGTTGTGTATCGGCCGTAA
- the hmgA gene encoding hydroxymethylglutaryl-CoA reductase (NADPH) produces MDTDALVDAVRDGELRLHELEAHADADTAAAARRRIVADAADTSLETVGEYAFPADDAEPNIENMVGAAQVPMGVVGPLAVDGDAIDGEPYLPLATTEGALVASVNRGCASMTAAGGATARVLKNAMTRAPVFRVAGVAEASETAAWVRDNVESLASAAEATTSHGELRDVTPYVVGDNVFLRFAYDTKDAMGMNMATIATEAACEVVEAETPAELVALSGNLCSDKKPAAVNSVEGRGRTVAADVVLPGSVVEEYFGTTPAAIAEANTRKNLVGSAKAGSLGFNAHAANTVAAAFLATGQDIAQVVEGANAITTADVRDGDLYASLTLASLEVGTVGGGTKLPTQAEALDVVGVRGGGDPAGSNADALAEAIATAALGGELSLLGALASNHLASAHEELGR; encoded by the coding sequence TTGGACACTGACGCACTCGTCGACGCCGTCAGGGACGGCGAGCTCCGCCTGCACGAACTCGAAGCACACGCTGACGCCGACACCGCCGCCGCGGCCCGTCGGCGAATCGTCGCCGACGCTGCCGACACGAGCCTTGAGACGGTCGGCGAGTACGCGTTTCCCGCCGACGATGCCGAGCCGAACATCGAGAATATGGTCGGCGCGGCGCAGGTACCGATGGGTGTTGTCGGCCCGCTCGCCGTCGACGGCGACGCCATCGACGGCGAGCCGTACCTCCCGTTGGCGACGACCGAGGGGGCGCTTGTCGCGTCCGTCAACCGTGGTTGTGCCTCGATGACTGCCGCGGGCGGTGCGACAGCGCGCGTCCTGAAGAACGCGATGACGCGCGCGCCGGTGTTCCGGGTCGCCGGGGTCGCCGAGGCGAGCGAAACTGCCGCGTGGGTCCGGGACAACGTCGAGAGTCTCGCTTCGGCCGCAGAGGCGACGACAAGCCACGGCGAACTCCGCGACGTGACGCCGTACGTCGTCGGAGACAACGTTTTCCTGCGGTTCGCCTACGACACCAAGGACGCGATGGGGATGAACATGGCGACGATTGCGACCGAAGCCGCCTGTGAGGTCGTCGAGGCGGAAACGCCGGCCGAACTCGTCGCGCTCTCGGGGAACCTCTGTTCCGACAAGAAGCCGGCCGCGGTAAACAGCGTCGAGGGGCGCGGCCGGACCGTCGCCGCCGATGTCGTCCTCCCCGGGTCGGTCGTCGAGGAGTACTTCGGGACGACGCCGGCGGCCATCGCCGAGGCAAACACCCGGAAGAACCTCGTCGGCTCGGCGAAGGCCGGGTCGCTGGGATTCAACGCCCACGCGGCAAACACCGTCGCCGCCGCCTTCCTCGCGACCGGCCAGGACATCGCACAGGTTGTCGAGGGCGCCAACGCCATCACGACGGCCGACGTTCGTGACGGTGACCTCTATGCCAGCCTCACGCTCGCTTCGTTGGAGGTCGGAACCGTCGGTGGCGGAACGAAACTGCCGACGCAGGCGGAGGCGCTCGACGTCGTCGGCGTCCGCGGCGGCGGCGACCCCGCCGGCTCGAACGCCGATGCCCTCGCGGAAGCCATCGCGACGGCGGCCCTCGGCGGCGA